The DNA window GGACGCTGCCGAGCGATATCGGCTGCCAACCTCGGGCTTTGTCATCGGGACGCGCCCAAGCCTTCTGACCATGAACCTGTGGGCGCGTTACGAGCGGCGGACGGTTGGAGCCCGAACCATCCGCGCCTATCACTCCCTCGCCCCCACCGTGGCGAGCAAGCCGTAATCGTTCGGGGCCTCATAGCTCTCACCTCACATGTAACTCAACGAAGGGTCCGCGTGGCCTTGAAAGCGAACACGGCGTAATTCATCTGTACAGCGTTGAACACCAAGGGACGCATGAGCACGCGTATAGATCCTTACAGTTCTCAAATCAGGATGACCAACCAGATCCTGAATAGTCTGAATGTCGGCGCCCGACCCCAGGAGGTGTGTCGCAAACGAGTGTCTCAGTGAAAGGCACGTCGCTCGCTTCAATATTCCGCTGGCGCGCATCGCTCACGCAAACTCGCGCTGAACACCGTGTCATGGAGATGGTGTCGCCACCTGACACTGTTACTCTTTTCAACATACGGATTGCTCGAGCTTCTCGCCCACCTTACCTCGGTTCAACTGTCAGGCACTTTACATATCGGGCAACCCCCCATCCTCGGCTCCTTCCCATACACCAGCGTCACCGGCCCCAGCACCCGCGCAGTATCAGTCAGCGCAACACTCAACGTCATCGAACTCCCAACGACCCGTCCGCTAAATCGAGCAGGATGCGTAATCCCGCGGTCCACCGGGTACGCATCGACGTTATACGTCCCGTCTACTTCGAACCGACCATCCCCATCAACCCGTATCGGCCCGCGCGTTTCACCCAACGTGCACCCGATGTGAACATGAGCCGAGCTGTCAGTTGCGATCAGCCCCGCGTTCTCCCCGCCCCAGGTTCCTGCAATATCCGAGATTGGCGCAGCAGGTGTCGCTCTGCACGCGAGTACCACGACGACCGACAACGCAGCAGCAATCCTCAGCATGCCAGAACTCCCTTCGGTAGTGGGAAACGATACTACCCCCCAACCCCCTCACATCGCGTACAGCCCCAGCCACTCCGGCCAGTTCCCGCTCAACTCAAAAAACTCCTCGAAGTACACCAGCCCTTTCTCTTCGAGATACTCCACCACTTCTCCGATCATATCATCCGACGGCAGCGGCCCCATCACCACCAACGCCCCTTCAACCCTGAACTCGGCATCCGTCAGATTGAACCGCTGATCGATCTCCGACCGCGCCAGCCCCGACCGCTCGAACGCTTCCTTCCTGATGAATATCGATGGCAATCCAGCCGGAACGGCGATAGGCATCTGCTCTCTCTCCAAACATGATGAAGCCGCCAATTCCTGGCGCAGGCAGCGTTACCTTCAATGTATGCCAGGCAGACCACACTCACAGTCGGTTGAAGCTCACTTCGACGTCCTCGTAGTCGGCGCAGGACACGCCGGCACCGAAGCCGCCGTCGCCGCCGCCAGACTCGGCGCACGCGTAGGCCTGGTCACCAGCGCGCTCGAAACCATCGGCCAGATGTCCTGCAACCCGGCCATCGGCGGAGTCGCCAAGGGCACGGTCGTCCGCGAAGTCGACGCACTCGGCGGAATCATGGGCCGCGCAACAGACATGGCCACGCTCCAATTCCGCATGCTCAACCGCAGCAAAGGGCCCGCAGTGTGGGCACCCCGCGCGCAGTGCGATCGCGGACTCTATCGCAGAGCGGTACGCACGCTCATCGAACAGCATCAGACGCTGCACACCATCCAGGGCACCGTCGCACGGCTCATGATGTCCGAAGGATCTCGGGTTACCGGCATCGAAACCATCGAGGGACGGCGCTTCACCGCAAAGTCAGTCGTGATCACCACCGGCACCTTTCTCCGCGGCCGCATCCATATCGGCACCACGACCAATCTCGCCGGCGGCCGTGCCGGCGAATCATCGACGACCCATCTCGCCGAGCAGTTGGAAGAAGCGGGACTGACGGTGGCGCGGTTCAAGACCGGAACACCACCGCGCATCGATGGCCGCTCAGTGAGCTACTCAGCGCTCGAACGCCAGGACAGCGAGATCGACCAGTTCGATTACTCATGGTCGCATTTCCACAACGAACCGCGCCGGAATGGCACGACGACTCGCCATCCGGAACAGATGCCATGCTGGATTGCCCATATCGACAGGCAAGCGAAGCAGATCATCGAGGACAACATCAACCTTTCGGCGATGTACGGCGGCGCGATCGCGTCGCGCGGCCCTCGCTACTGCCCCTCGGTCGAAGACAAGGTGGTCAAGTTTCCAAACGCCGAGCGTCACCAGCTCTTCCTCGAGCCGGAAGGTCACGACACCTCCGAGCTATACGTGAACGGACTGTCGACATCACTGCCCGCTCCCGTCCAACTCGAGATCATGCGCACGGTGCCGGGCCTCGAAGACGTTCGCATGAACCGCGCTGGTTACGCAATCGAGTACGACTACTACCCGCCCACTCAGCTCGACGCGACGCTTCAGGTGAAGTCCATCGACGGGCTCTATTTCGCCGGCCAGATCAACGGAACCACCGGGTACGAGGAAGCCGCGGGGCAGGGAGTGGTCGCTGGACTCAACGCTGGCTTGTCCGCACTCGAGAGGGATCCTATAGTCTTCGGCCGCGAGACTTCGTACATCGGCGTTCTCGTAGATGATCTGGTTACCTGCGGTGTAGACGAACCCTACCGCCTCTTCACATCCCGCTCCGAGTTCCGGCTCACCGTCCGCCAGGACAACGCACTCGGCCGCCTAGGACATTTTGGAATCGAGCTCGGACTCTATTCATTAAAGGAGCGCGAGACAATCGACCACCGGCTCGACGAAGAACGATTGATTCGCGAGCTCGCCGAGCAGACGACTATCTCACCGTCGCAGGCGGCGCCGTTGCTGGCTTCAGCGGGAAGCGCCGCCCTCGATCAACCCGTGAGAATCGTGGAGCTCGCCCGCAGGCCCGGCGTTGCACTGAAAGATCTGCTCGATGCCGCGGCAGTGAGCAATGATTTCTCCGCGGAGGCGATTCTCACCGCCGATCTGGAGATCAGGTACCAGGGCTATTTCGAGCGGGAGAGAGAGCAGGCCGAGCGTATGAAGCAGATGGGTGGCTTTCCGCTTTCATCCGATCTCGCGTACGACGGAATGAAGTCGCTCTCTTTCGAGGCACGGCAGAAGCTCGCCACCGTACAGCCGCGCACGCTCGCGCAGGCCGCGCGAATTCCGGGCGTCAGTCCGAGCGATATTCAGAATCTGGTGATCGAAGTGGAGCGGGGAAGACGGAAGCCGGCGACTGTTTGAGCGGCGTGGCTCCCTGACGTTGTAGGAGAATCACCGCGCCCGCGATAAGTGCTCCGCCCGCTAACACTTCGAGCCCGAACTGATCCCCCAGAAAAACAGCTCCGAGTAGTGCGGTAAAGAATGGCTCCACCGTCGCGACGATACCTGTCGTAACGGGGCCCAATACCTTCAACCCCGCCATCAGCGCACCAAATGCGATGACGGTGCAGATGAGTGAAAGCATCGCGACGTATCCCCAGAGCTTTGGAGTGTCAGGCACCTGTAGCTCTCCCGTCACCAAGCCGGCGATGAAGAACGATGCCGCTACCCCCGCGACCAGATAGAACGTCGCCGTCAGCGCCGGAATTCCCTCCTGCGCGCTGGCAACAGAAGGCAGATACAGCGCGTAGAGTATGGCAGTGCCGAGCGCGAGGGTTACACCGATCGGGTTGAGCGAGCCGGCGCTGGGGGTGCCTACCATCACGACGATTCCCACCATTGCGATGACGAGCGCAACGGTCCTCATCAACGTGAGCGATTCCTTCCCGCGTGCAGCTGAAATCGCAGCGAGCCACGCAGGATATGTATAGAAGAGAAATGCCAGCGGCCCAACGGGGATGTAGTCGAGCGCAAGCAGCGAAAGGTAGGTGATCGTCGCCTGCGCCAACCCTCCGATGAGAACCAGCCGGAGTGCCTGTCGCCTGGTGATTCGCGCCGGCGGCGCAAGCTTCATCAAAACGAATAGTGTCAGCGCGCCCAGCAGATACCGCCAGAACATTGCCGCGGCGAGCGGCAGCCCGGCGCGAGAAGTCAACAGTACTATTGTAGTGAGCGACCCGAAGCAGCACGCCGACACGACGACGAGAAGTGTCGCTCTTGCAACGGATCTGGGTGGCGAAGTCATGCCCGAATTTAAGGGCTTTCTAATGCAGCTTCGCGCCCCTGTTTGCCCGCCATCCCACTACATTGCGATTCCCCCGTATGCCCTACGACCCGTTCAACGTCGAACGCAATCGACGCTCGGAAGCCGATAGACAGGACCACTTTCCAGCCTCACAACTCGTAAAAACCCCTTCCCGACCGCTCGCGTACAGACGCTTGCATCGGTGACCTGGGCTTCTGTCTGCGAACCCCGTCTGGGACTGAAAAACCCGAACGCGTACTGATCAGTGTAGCCGCACCCTGCGGGAGGCATGCCGTCGATCATCGCCATTCCCGAGAGTGCGGGTGCGGCCAGCGAAACGATGTTGCACCGTTCCGGCTCAGGCAGGAGGTTCCAGAAAATGCTGTCCGATTGTGGAATGAACAGCGCTGTAATCCGCTTCTGCGCACGAGGCAGGTCGTCCAGTGTGCGGAGGGCCGAGATGAGTCTGTAGCGGGGAGAATGTTGCAGCCCGGTCCGGAGAATTGCCTCGTCGCTGGAGTAACCCCAGGCAACGGGCGGTACAACTCCAGCGAGCGCGTAAACGTCACGCCGTATCGTGAGGTTCTGGCGCAACGCCGTTTCCTGCGCGCGTGTCACGTTGCGCAGAGCAGTACCGAGCAGCGGCAGCGCCAGGAGCACCAGCGCGACATTTGAGAGGCGCATGCCTGCGATCAATTGCGTTTTCGCAGAAATGCCGGACAGCGCATCCGGGTTCCGTTGGGGCCTGGCGAGCCACCCCGCTCCCATAGCCATGACGAGCGGCAGGGCGATCCAGCGTTGTACGTCGGAGAAATAGAATGCCGAACCGCCGTGGATCTCGAGAACGAGACCGGGAATGAAGCCAGCCACGGCAATCGCCGCGACAAGTTCGGCGTCGAGAAGCCGCCGGTCGCGAAACCGCGCGACGAGATCGCCTGACGTGCGAACGCCCTCCTCCCGCGCACGCGCAACTACATAGACCCACGACCAGAAGAGATGCACGAACGGAAACCAGATCCACCAGCCAGGCTCGATGCTCGATCGCATGAATGCGAGAGGCACTACTCCCTGGTTCTGTGACGGCAGCGAGACCACGAAGTACAACCCGACTGCGGTAATCACCGAGATTCCCGCCGCTGCAACCACGAGCGTATCGCGCCACAAACCCTGACGCAGCGCAGTCCAGCCAACCGCGCCCAGGGTTAGGATCATCAACGAGACTTTGAGAAA is part of the Gemmatimonadaceae bacterium genome and encodes:
- the mnmG gene encoding tRNA uridine-5-carboxymethylaminomethyl(34) synthesis enzyme MnmG, whose translation is MPGRPHSQSVEAHFDVLVVGAGHAGTEAAVAAARLGARVGLVTSALETIGQMSCNPAIGGVAKGTVVREVDALGGIMGRATDMATLQFRMLNRSKGPAVWAPRAQCDRGLYRRAVRTLIEQHQTLHTIQGTVARLMMSEGSRVTGIETIEGRRFTAKSVVITTGTFLRGRIHIGTTTNLAGGRAGESSTTHLAEQLEEAGLTVARFKTGTPPRIDGRSVSYSALERQDSEIDQFDYSWSHFHNEPRRNGTTTRHPEQMPCWIAHIDRQAKQIIEDNINLSAMYGGAIASRGPRYCPSVEDKVVKFPNAERHQLFLEPEGHDTSELYVNGLSTSLPAPVQLEIMRTVPGLEDVRMNRAGYAIEYDYYPPTQLDATLQVKSIDGLYFAGQINGTTGYEEAAGQGVVAGLNAGLSALERDPIVFGRETSYIGVLVDDLVTCGVDEPYRLFTSRSEFRLTVRQDNALGRLGHFGIELGLYSLKERETIDHRLDEERLIRELAEQTTISPSQAAPLLASAGSAALDQPVRIVELARRPGVALKDLLDAAAVSNDFSAEAILTADLEIRYQGYFEREREQAERMKQMGGFPLSSDLAYDGMKSLSFEARQKLATVQPRTLAQAARIPGVSPSDIQNLVIEVERGRRKPATV
- a CDS encoding DMT family transporter yields the protein MTSPPRSVARATLLVVVSACCFGSLTTIVLLTSRAGLPLAAAMFWRYLLGALTLFVLMKLAPPARITRRQALRLVLIGGLAQATITYLSLLALDYIPVGPLAFLFYTYPAWLAAISAARGKESLTLMRTVALVIAMVGIVVMVGTPSAGSLNPIGVTLALGTAILYALYLPSVASAQEGIPALTATFYLVAGVAASFFIAGLVTGELQVPDTPKLWGYVAMLSLICTVIAFGALMAGLKVLGPVTTGIVATVEPFFTALLGAVFLGDQFGLEVLAGGALIAGAVILLQRQGATPLKQSPASVFPAPLRSPDSEYRSD